Within Mucilaginibacter inviolabilis, the genomic segment ACCATACAAAGCTGCTGCCGCGCCTGGTGTAATCTCAATGCTGGCAATATCTAACTCGGTTGGGCCAATGGCGTTACCCAGTGGTACACCTAAAGTAGCCGACTGCATATCAACCCCGTCAACCAGTTGCATAAACCTAAAATTGTTGGGGCTGTTAAAACCACGGGTATTGGGTACTTTAAGGGTGATACTGGTGGTGGTCATCTGTACACCTTTCACGTTCTCCAGCGCATCATAAAAACTGGGGCCCGGGGACTGTTTCAGCGCGTTGATGCTCAGTTTCTCGATGGCCACCGGCGAACGTAGCAACTTTTCTTCCTTACGCGACGCGGTAACCACCACCTCATTGATTAATAAAGATTGTGAAGTTAGCTGGATATTTAAAGCGCTATTAGCATTTTTAATATAAAACTCCTGCGGTTGAAATCCTACCGCGGTAAAAACCAGTGTATACGGTAATTTAGCGCTTGTGGTTAAAGAGAATTTACCGGTACTGTCTGTAGCGGTTTTATTGGTCGTGCCTTTTATGCTAACGGTGGTACCTACTAAGGGCTTGCCATGTTCGTCGCCTACTTGCCCGCTTAAAATATAAGAGCCGTTAAGTTGCGCAAAACCGACGGCCGGCGCAAGTAAAAGCAAAAGTACAATGAGTTTTAAAGAATGAGTAAAAATTTTCATGTAGTAAGGTTGGTGTTGGTGGAAAACTAAATTTGGGTTGATTAATGTTTTGATAGATGTAGGGGTCAAAAGCATCAACAACAGGCAGCAGAGTACTGCATATTTACAAGGGGCATTAAAGTAATTTTATAATAATGATACATTGTCTATAGAATTAGTCGACAAAAATAGAAAAAAAATGACTTTAACAAATCTTTTTTGATTTTAATTTTTTGGCGTGCTTAATCAGGTACTATAATCTGATACTTTTTAAACCTTTCAAAACACTTCAAAAATTTGTTAAAAAGTGTTAAAATGGCGTTAAAGCTTTGTTAAAATAGCCAAAAAGCACCCCATTTTCCCCTGATTTTGACTGAAAAAGTGTTAAAATTTAAGGTTTAAAAAGTTTTTCGGATAAGGGTCCCGATAAAGTATTTTTAACCAAAGCAACTCTTTGAGACCCTACTCCTCCCTCCTTTTGGCCACATTTTAATTAGTAATAATTGACTAAATTTAGCATTAATCATAGTTATTTAAGCCATTATTTAATACAAGTAGATTGTATATTGATAATTTTAGATCGTAAATTAACATAAATTGAAATTAAATGGCTTAAAACATCTGTAAATTATATAAAAATGGTAAATTTTAACTAAAAATAGACTTATTGTATGTTAAAGTGAGTCAATATCAATCAAAAAATATTATTTTTGGATCAAAATACGATCAGCAGGAAATGGCCTTCAACTATCAACGCATCATTATCAAAATAGGCTCTAACGTTTTTACGCAGGAAAATGGCTTACCCAACCTGCAGCGTATAGAACACCTGGTTGAGCAGATAGCGGCGATCAAAAAACAGGGTAAAGAAGTTATCCTGGTATCATCGGGAGCAGTAGCTTCTGGTCGTAGCCTGATCACTATTTCCGAAAAATATGATGCCATCGCCGCGAGGCAGTTATTGGCCTCCATAGGTCAGGTAAAGCTGATCAATACGTATTCCAGTCTTTTTGAGCGCTTTGATATCCTTTGCTCGCAAGTGTTGGTCACTAAAGAGGATTTCAGGGATAGGATGCACTATCTGAATATGAAAAACTGCCTGGAGCTTTTATTACAGCACCAGGTTATACCTGTTGTGAACGAAAATGATGTAGTATCGGTAACAGAACTCATGTTTACAGACAATGATGAGCTTGCCGGTCTTATAGCTTCCATGCTGAATGCGGAGGCACTTATTGTGCTAACTAATGTAGATGGTATTTATAATGGCAATCCAAATTCGCCGGGATCGGCTGTAATTGAACAAGTTAACGGCGCTGTGGTTGATTTCTCTGAGTTTGTTTCCTCTGGACGTTCGCAGTTTGGCCGTGGCGGTATGATCACTAAATCAACCATGTCTCAAAAAACAGCGCAATTAGGCATTGCGGTACATATTGCTAACGGTTCCCGTGATAATGTTTTAACCGATGTGCTGGAAAATAAAGTAATACATACCCGCTTTATTCCTACAAAAAAAGCATCTGGTAAAAAGAAATGGATAGCGCATTCCGAAAAGTCGGCTACAGGTGTAGTACAGGTTAATGACGGTGCCAAGGTCGCGCTTACATCCAGCAAAGCCACCAGTTTATTACCTGTTGGAATTACTAATGTATTAACTGATTTTAAAAAGGGAGATATCATTAAGCTGGTTGATGAGAAAAATAAACAGTTGGGTTTGGGTATAGCGGAGTATGGAGCAGATAAGGCCAGGGAACGAGTTGGGCTTAAAAACCAAAAGCCTTTGGTACATTACGATTATCTTTATTTACAGAGTTAATGGCAACAGTATACGATAATTATTTTCAAAATGCGCTTGTTGCAGGCAGAAAACCCACTCTTGCCCCTGCTCTGATCAATCAGGTGTTGCAGGATGTGGCGGCTGAAGCTATTGCTCAAACAGGTTACCTACTAACTGAAAATCAGAAGGATCTTGACCGGATGGACAACACAGATCCTAAGTATGACCGGTTGAAGCTTACTGCTGCCCGTATTGAAGCCATAGCCGGCGATATGGTAAATGTGGCGCTTTTAGATAGCCCATTGGGTAAACAGCTTTCCAAAACTAATATGCCAAATGGCTTATCCATCACAAAGGTTAGGGTTCCATTGGGGGTTGTTGGGGTTATTTACGAAGCCCGGCCTAATGTTACTTTTGATGTATTTGCGCTTTGCTTTAAAACAGGGAACGTCAGTATTTTAAAAGGAAGCAGCGATGCCGACTTTTCCAATCGGGCAATTATTTCGATCATATATAAAGTATTGCGTAAGCATCATTTGGATACTGATATTGTGACCTTGCTGCCTGCTGATCGTGAAGCTACCGCTGCTTTATTAAATGCTGTTGGCTTTGTAGATGTGCTGATCCCGCGAGGAAGTCAGTCGTTAATTAATTTTGTTAGGGATAATAGTAAAGTACCCGTAATTGAAACCGGGGCTGGTATTGTTCATACTTATTTTGATGAGTCAGGTGATCTGGAGAAAGGTGCAGGAATTATCGCCAATGCCAAAACACGCCGGGTAAGTGTGTGTAATGCGCTCGATTGTTTGATTATTCACGCATCACGTATTGCTGATTTGCCAAGGCTTACACATTTATTAAAACAGAAACAGGTAGAATTATTTGCCGACGAAACTGCCCATGAGGTATTAAAGGGTAACTACCCCGATGATCTGCTGAATAAAGCAATTCCGGAGCATTTTGGTACCGAGTTCTTATCTATGAAAATGGCTATTAAAACGGTAGCTAATTTGAACCAGGCGCTTGAACATATTGCTGTAAATGGGTCAAAACATAGTGAGGCTATTATTAGCGAAGATGCCGATCATATAGCTACATTTTTAAATAATGTAGATGCAGCTGCAGTATATGCTAATGTCTCAACCGCATTTACTGATGGAGCCCAGTTTGGGCTAGGCGCCGAAATAGGCATCAGTACACAAAAACTCCACGCCCGCGGCCCTATGGGGCTTGAGGAATTAACCAGCTATAAATGGTTAGTTAAAGGCGATGGTCAAACCCGAAATCCATAATTATAAACCTAATACCTACACTTTGTCGCAAAAAAAAGGTGCTTGAAAAAGCACCTTAAATTTTTCCTCACTGTCCGGTCTGTGTAGTTTATTTAATCAGGTAATTTGCTATAGCAACAAAACAAATAATCACTAAAATCACTCCTTGCAGTTTTTGCTCTAATGTTAACTGGCTTATCATTTTAAATTAATTAGGGTATAGCAAATTTAAAATGTAAACGGGATGTTACAAGAGCACAATACACTTTTGCATTTTTTTTAACAAAAAACTTACATGCTTTTTACAATGGTCAGCTGCACATTTATTCATTAAAATAATCGCAAAAAAACGCTTGCCCTGTTAAAATTTATTTAGAGACTAAACATAGTCAGAATGATAAATTTTATGCTTCATGATTAATTTATCTGCATTTTTTAGATAATTTTTGAACTATGTGTTTTTTTGTGTTTTTAACATACAAGAATATTAAAGAGTATTTTAGTTGTAAATATTCTTTAAATAAAAAGTTTCTATGTTGATTAGGATGATATCTTCTAAATAAAGAAAAGTTTAATATTATTAATTTAAGCATTTGATTATCAATATTATATTAATTAATAATTAATTTCGAATTTTATATTTGCTTTCCATTTTACTCTCGGCTGACCTAATAACCTATCAACATCAGAATCAAAAAGGTATCTTTGCAAAATTATGAGTAAGCACGGTAGGATCTTAGTGGCAATGAGTGGTGGTGTTGATAGTTCGGTAGCGGCAGTAATGCTGCATGAGCAGGGCTATGAAGTTATTGGTCTTACCATGAAAACCTGGGACTATGCCTCATCCGGTGGTAGTTCAAAAGAAACGGGCTGCTGTAGTCTGGATAGTATTAATGATGCCCGTGCTTTAGCTGTAGGTTATGGCTTTCCACACTACATATTAGATATCAGAAACGAATTTGGTGATTTTGTGATCGACAATTTTGTAGACGAGTATCTGGCTGGCCGTACTCCCAATCCATGTGTATTATGTAATACCCATATTAAATGGGATGCCCTTTTAAAGCGCGCTGATAAACTCGATTGTGAATTTATTGCAACAGGGCACTATGCTAATATCCGGTTGCAGGATAACGGGCGTTATGTGATATCAAAGGGAAAAGACGAAAACAAAGATCAGTCTTATGTATTGTGGGGCGTATCTCAGCAAAATCTTGCCCGCACAAAATTCCCTTTAGGTAGTTTCTCTAAACCAGAGATCAGGCAAATGGCTATGGATATGGGACAAATGGAACTTGCCGGGAAAAGTGAAAGCTATGAAATATGCTTTGTGCCAGATAACGACTATAGAGCCTTTTTAAGACACAAAGTTGAAGATCTGGATGATCGTATAGGTCCGGGTAACTTTACGCTTACCAACGGCACCATAGTAGGCAAGCACCAGGGATATCCGTTTTACACCATAGGGCAGCGTAAGGGTTTGGGCGTAGCATTAGGGCACCCTATGTTTGTTACCGCCATAGACCCGCACACCAATACCGTTGTTTTAGGTACAGCTGATGAATTGGAACGCAAACAAGCCTGGGTTAAAAACCTTAATCTGGTTAAATATGCCAATATTAATGAACCTATAGAAGCTATTACTAAGATACGCTACAAGGATGCCGGTACGCAAAGCAGCATTGTACAAATGGGCGAACATATGAAAGTTGATTTTCATCATAATGTATCTGGCATAGCACCAGGCCAGTCGGCTGTATTTTATGAAGGGAATGACCTTCTTGGTGGTGGTTTCCTGATGTAGATCCTCCTTTGTCGTAAGCTGGCGATAAACTGTTATCTGTAATTTTTATTATCAAAACATCGTAAAACGTTGCTTTAATAATAATCCTGCATTCCAACTATTTATCAGTTTGGCCGTAAAAGCTTCGGGGCTTTTCCTAAAACAAATTTGCGTTTCACTTTCTTTATGTTTTATTTGCAAAAAAATAACTGCTTAAATGGCCAAAAACCTACTTATAGTTGAATCTCCGGCGAAAGCCAAAACCATCGAAGGATATCTTGGGAAAGACTTTACGGTTAAATCAAGTTACGGCCATATCCGTGATCTGGTAAAATCTGAAGATGCTATTGATATAGCTAATAATTTCACCCAGAAATATGAAGTGCCAGCCGATAAAAAGCAAGTTGTCAGTGAATTAAAAAAATTAGCTAAGGAAGCCGAAATGGTTTGGCTCGCATCGGACGAGGATCGCGAGGGAGAAGCCATATCCTGGCATTTATTTGAAACACTAGGTTTAAAAGATGCTACCACCAAACGCATTGTTTTTCACGAGATAACCAAACCTGCTATTTTAAAAGCGATTGATACGCCTCGTAAAATTGACTATAACCTGGTTAATGCCCAACAAGCCCGCCGCGTGTTGGATAGATTAGTAGGTTTTGAACTCTCCCCTGTTTTATGGAAAAAAGTAAAACCATCTTTATCTGCTGGTCGGGTTCAATCAGTAGCAGTAAGATTGATTGTTGATCGCGAAAGAGAGATCAATAAATTTAAATCGGAAGCCGCTTTTAAAATAGTAGCCATATTTGGCAAAGGTAAAGAGGCATTCAAAGCTGAGCTTGCTGAGCGTTTTAGCAAGCAGGAAGACGCTGAAAAGTTTCTATCCGATTGCATTGGAGCTGATTTTGATATCCGGTCATTAGAAACAAAACCCGCAAAACGTTCTCCTGCTGCCCCCTTTACAACATCCACATTACAACAGGAAGCCAGCAGAAAATTAGGTTATTCTGTAGCCCGTACTATGCAGGTTGCTCAGAAACTATATGAATCGGGTAACATTACCTATATGCGTACAGACTCGGTTAACTTGTCAGAAACCGCGTTAAATGCCGCACAGCAGGAAATTGTTTCTGCGTATGGAGAAAAATATCATCAGCATCGTAAATATAAAACTAAAAATGCCAGTGCCCAGGAAGCGCATGAGGCAATAAGACCAACTTATTTTACTAATCATACCATTGATGGCGATTCTTCTGAAAAACGCTTGTATGAGTTGATCTGGAAACGTGCTATTGCTTCACAAATGAGTGAAGCACAGTTTGAAAAAACAACCGCGAAGATCAGCATTTCCAGTCGTAGAGAAGAACTGACGGCCAATGGTGAAGTAATGAAGTTTGATGGGTTCCTGAAAGTGTATCTGGAATCTGCCGACGATGAAGAAGAAGATACACAACAAGACGGTGAAAATGCTATGCTGCCTCCTTTAACAAAAGGCCAGCGTCTTGCATTACAGGAAATGTCGGCAACTGAGCGTTTCTCTCGCCCGCCTGCACGTTATACAGAGGCCAGTTTGGTTAAAAAACTGGAAGAATTAGGTATCGGTCGCCCGTCAACCTATGCCCCTACCATTTCAACCATACAAAACCGTGGTTATGTAGTTAAGGAAGAGCGCGAAGGAAAGATACGTAACTTCAGAGTATTGACTCTAAAAGGTAACGCTATTGTTAAGGAAAACAAAACCGAAAATACGGGTGCTGAACGGGGCAAACTCTTCCCTACCGATATTGGTGCAGTAGTGAATGATTTCCTGGTTCAATATTTTAACGGTATCGTCGATTTTAACTTTACAGCAAGCGTTGAAAAACAATTTGACGAGATAGCGCAAGGTTTAAAAGAATGGACGGATATGCTCCATGCTTTTTATAATCCTTTCCATAAAGAAGTTCAAAGCACCATAGAAACTGCTGATAAAGCTACGGGCGAACGCGAACTAGGCGTACACCCAGAGAATGGTAAAAAAATATCGGTACGCATTGGCCGTTACGGCCCGTTTGTACAGGTAGGCGACAGTGCTACAGAAGAAAATGAAGAAAAACCGCTTTACGCGAGTTTAAGAAATGGGCAGAGCATAGAAACAATCAGTCTTGAAGAAGCTTTAGAGCTTTTTAAACTACCAAAGGTTGTTGGAGAGTACGAAGGTAAGGTAATGAAGGTGGCTATTGGCCGTTTCGGGCCATACATTAGCCATAACAGCGCGTTTGTTTCTTTACCAAAAGAAATTGATCCGCTAGATGTCACTGAGGAGCAGGCAATCGAATTGATCAATGCTAAACGTAAAAAAGACGCCGAAAAATTGATCAAATCTTTTGACGAAGATCCGGAGGTTAAAGTATTAAATGGTCGCTGGGGACCTTATATCGAATTTGGTAAATTAAATGTAAAGATCCCTAAAGATAAAGATCCTTTGACCCTTACTTATGAAGAGTGTAAGGCCTTGGCTGATGCTATGCCAAAGGATGCTAAAAAAGGACGGTTTGGTAAAGCTGCTTCAGCAAAACCCGCAGCCAAAGCACCGGCAAAGAAAAAAGCTGTAGCAAAGAAGAAATGATTTCCAGTGAATGGTTTATTAGGTTGATTGAGTAAATAGTTGTTCTATCAGCTATTTAATCGCCCACTTAATCAACTATTCACCCAATCAAAAAAACATGATAAAAGATCTTCCCGAAAATAACGTACAGGATATAGCAGTAGCAGTTGCATTAGAGGGTGAAAATATCGAAAGCAAGATTTGGTATGTATACCTCATCAATCTAAAAAATGAACCTATAGAAAATGTACTGGTTACATCTAAAGGTTATGGTGAAAAAGATGGTGTACAGGTAAAAACTTCAACCTTGAGACACATGTTTCCCGAAGTTCCGGGCCAGGCATTTAAGCTTATTGAACCGATTGATGAGCAAACGTTTGGTCTTAATAACGAATATTGGCTTAGTTATTATATCGGAAAAAATATCTACGATAAAAAGTTCATTTTTTTGCCTGAAAGCATCGTTGAAATGAACTTTATCAAACTCCCGGTTTTGAATAAACCAGGCGTTATGATACTATAATTTCATAAAATAAGTTTCCGTTTAAATTATTTATTCTCATAAATTTTATAATTTACATGATTATAAATAAACCTATTCCATGGAGAACGGATATACCAGATTCCGCAGACGCAAAAGTATTATTACTATCTGCGCGTCACTTGCGCTCATCTTATTAGTTGTTTACATTATTGCTAATGGACGTAAAAAAACGGCAGTGGACCC encodes:
- the proB gene encoding glutamate 5-kinase, whose protein sequence is MYVKVSQYQSKNIIFGSKYDQQEMAFNYQRIIIKIGSNVFTQENGLPNLQRIEHLVEQIAAIKKQGKEVILVSSGAVASGRSLITISEKYDAIAARQLLASIGQVKLINTYSSLFERFDILCSQVLVTKEDFRDRMHYLNMKNCLELLLQHQVIPVVNENDVVSVTELMFTDNDELAGLIASMLNAEALIVLTNVDGIYNGNPNSPGSAVIEQVNGAVVDFSEFVSSGRSQFGRGGMITKSTMSQKTAQLGIAVHIANGSRDNVLTDVLENKVIHTRFIPTKKASGKKKWIAHSEKSATGVVQVNDGAKVALTSSKATSLLPVGITNVLTDFKKGDIIKLVDEKNKQLGLGIAEYGADKARERVGLKNQKPLVHYDYLYLQS
- a CDS encoding glutamate-5-semialdehyde dehydrogenase; the protein is MATVYDNYFQNALVAGRKPTLAPALINQVLQDVAAEAIAQTGYLLTENQKDLDRMDNTDPKYDRLKLTAARIEAIAGDMVNVALLDSPLGKQLSKTNMPNGLSITKVRVPLGVVGVIYEARPNVTFDVFALCFKTGNVSILKGSSDADFSNRAIISIIYKVLRKHHLDTDIVTLLPADREATAALLNAVGFVDVLIPRGSQSLINFVRDNSKVPVIETGAGIVHTYFDESGDLEKGAGIIANAKTRRVSVCNALDCLIIHASRIADLPRLTHLLKQKQVELFADETAHEVLKGNYPDDLLNKAIPEHFGTEFLSMKMAIKTVANLNQALEHIAVNGSKHSEAIISEDADHIATFLNNVDAAAVYANVSTAFTDGAQFGLGAEIGISTQKLHARGPMGLEELTSYKWLVKGDGQTRNP
- the mnmA gene encoding tRNA 2-thiouridine(34) synthase MnmA, with the translated sequence MSKHGRILVAMSGGVDSSVAAVMLHEQGYEVIGLTMKTWDYASSGGSSKETGCCSLDSINDARALAVGYGFPHYILDIRNEFGDFVIDNFVDEYLAGRTPNPCVLCNTHIKWDALLKRADKLDCEFIATGHYANIRLQDNGRYVISKGKDENKDQSYVLWGVSQQNLARTKFPLGSFSKPEIRQMAMDMGQMELAGKSESYEICFVPDNDYRAFLRHKVEDLDDRIGPGNFTLTNGTIVGKHQGYPFYTIGQRKGLGVALGHPMFVTAIDPHTNTVVLGTADELERKQAWVKNLNLVKYANINEPIEAITKIRYKDAGTQSSIVQMGEHMKVDFHHNVSGIAPGQSAVFYEGNDLLGGGFLM
- the topA gene encoding type I DNA topoisomerase; protein product: MAKNLLIVESPAKAKTIEGYLGKDFTVKSSYGHIRDLVKSEDAIDIANNFTQKYEVPADKKQVVSELKKLAKEAEMVWLASDEDREGEAISWHLFETLGLKDATTKRIVFHEITKPAILKAIDTPRKIDYNLVNAQQARRVLDRLVGFELSPVLWKKVKPSLSAGRVQSVAVRLIVDREREINKFKSEAAFKIVAIFGKGKEAFKAELAERFSKQEDAEKFLSDCIGADFDIRSLETKPAKRSPAAPFTTSTLQQEASRKLGYSVARTMQVAQKLYESGNITYMRTDSVNLSETALNAAQQEIVSAYGEKYHQHRKYKTKNASAQEAHEAIRPTYFTNHTIDGDSSEKRLYELIWKRAIASQMSEAQFEKTTAKISISSRREELTANGEVMKFDGFLKVYLESADDEEEDTQQDGENAMLPPLTKGQRLALQEMSATERFSRPPARYTEASLVKKLEELGIGRPSTYAPTISTIQNRGYVVKEEREGKIRNFRVLTLKGNAIVKENKTENTGAERGKLFPTDIGAVVNDFLVQYFNGIVDFNFTASVEKQFDEIAQGLKEWTDMLHAFYNPFHKEVQSTIETADKATGERELGVHPENGKKISVRIGRYGPFVQVGDSATEENEEKPLYASLRNGQSIETISLEEALELFKLPKVVGEYEGKVMKVAIGRFGPYISHNSAFVSLPKEIDPLDVTEEQAIELINAKRKKDAEKLIKSFDEDPEVKVLNGRWGPYIEFGKLNVKIPKDKDPLTLTYEECKALADAMPKDAKKGRFGKAASAKPAAKAPAKKKAVAKKK